From Epinephelus lanceolatus isolate andai-2023 chromosome 5, ASM4190304v1, whole genome shotgun sequence, the proteins below share one genomic window:
- the skor1b gene encoding SKI family transcriptional corepressor 1 homolog-B isoform X2, whose protein sequence is MDSIPAGRDSSSSPSSKQELSYPSTKNLKPNQVGETVLYGIPIVSLVIDGQERLCLAQISNTLLKTYSYNEIHNRRVALGITCVQCTPVQLEILRRAGAMPISSRRCGMITKREAERLCKSFLGAHAPPKLPENFAFDVSHECAWGSRGNFIPARYNSSRAKCIKCSYCNMYFSPNKFIFHSHRTPESKYTQPDAANFNSWRRHLKLSDKGTAVDIQHAWEDVKAMFNGGSRKRTLPGSGSDHGSSLKSHNRPRDSPEIPAKILSCEDNRGGMTSTRSYPVIPVPSKGFGMLQKIPPPLFPHPYGFPAFGLCQKKDDSMMGEQSKAGLPGVLWPGTKDSAYHSFPMFWPAAGALPMPPYPQTQHKPPPELLCPPRQTDMDISEHSDRSTNTSKDSMVENDRCSSTQSTRNEDDKSGDEARPLEGMTLAPRKISYVSAFRPVIKDADCIAKLYGNRGAYNGCRTGYLSPDFLSESSSYRSMSPCVDSDGDPDVDVETNKTPEEEEGCRPLSSVCPRTPPGLAHSVSPNDSDSKSLQESSVVDSQKMSVHVAQSSDRELQNKHLSETLIAASFTEVYTPERGELQQRSSPYQFRPANYQTGVLTTNDESASKEEPSSTVEEIETKSFNEQSSEETQREPDEGEDAPARALPTQRAIESLAKEELQKQLLEQVELRKKLEREFQNLKDNFQDQMKRELSYREEMVQQLHIVRAHDALHHFSCKMLTPRHCSGSCTFKSPLLPP, encoded by the exons ATGGACTCCATACCTGCGGGACGAGACTCCAGCTCCTCGCCAAGCTCCAAACAAGAACTTTCCTACCCAAGCACCAAGAACCTGAAGCCCAACCAGGTCGGGGAGACGGTGCTGTACGGAATACCGATCGTGTCTTTGGTGATAGATGGCCAGGAGAGACTTTGCCTTGCACAGATATCTAACACGCTGCTGAAGACTTACAGCTATAACGAGATACACAATCGACGCGTGGCGCTGGGGATCACCTGCGTCCAGTGCACCCCTGTCCAGCTGGAGATCCTGCGGAGGGCCGGTGCGATGCCAATCTCCTCCAGGCGCTGCGGGATGATCACTAAACGGGAGGCCGAGAGACTTTGTAAGTCGTTCCTGGGAGCTCATGCGCCGCCTAAACTTCCAGAAAATTTTGCTTTTGATGTTTCCCACGAATGCGCGTGGGGGAGTCGAGGCAACTTCATCCCGGCCAGATACAACAGCTCCAGGGCCAAGTGCATCAAGTGCTCCTATTGCAACATGTATTTTTCTCCAAATAAATTCATATTTCATTCACATCGCACGCCAGAGTCCAAGTACACGCAACCAGATGCAGCTAATTTTAATTCTTGGAGGCGGCATCTGAAATTATCAGATAAAGGCACTGCGGTAGATATTCAACACGCATGGGAAGATGTGAAGGCCATGTTCAATGGGGGCAGTCGCAAGAGGACGCTGCCAGGCAGCGGGTCAGATCATGGCTCTTCCTTAAAATCACACAACCGTCCCCGAGACTCACCCGAGATCCCTGCAAAAATCCTCAGCTGCGAGGACAACCGGGGCGGTATGACGAGCACACGCAGCTACCCGGTCATCCCGGTGCCCAGTAAAGGTTTTGGGATGCTGCAGAAGATCCCACCACCGCTCTTCCCTCATCCGTACGGCTTCCCAGCTTTCGGCCTGTGCCAGAAGAAAGACGACAGTATGATGGGAGAGCAGAGCAAAGCGGGCCTCCCAGGTGTCCTGTGGCCTGGTACCAAGGACAGCGCCTACCACTCCTTCCCCATGTTCTGGCCCGCGGCGGGCGCGCTGCCCATGCCTCCGTACCCCCAGACTCAGCACAAACCCCCACCAGAGCTGCTGTGTCCCCCCAGACAGACTGACATGGACATATCTGAGCACAGCGACCGCAGCACCAACACATCCAAAGACAGCATGGTTGAAAACGACCGGTGCTCCAGCACTCAGTCCACGCGTAACGAAGACGACAAGTCAGGAGACGAGGCGAGGCCGCTGGAGGGGATGACCCTCGCGCCCCGGAAAATCAGCTACGTCTCCGCGTTCAGACCCGTCATTAAAGACGCCGACTGCATCGCCAAGCTGTACGGCAACAGAGGCGCGTACAACGGGTGTCGCACCGGCTATTTATCGCCCGATTTTTTAAGTGAGAGCTCAAGTTATCGCTCCATGTCCCCCTGCGTGGACAGCGACGGTGACCCGGACGTGGATGTGGAGACAAATAAAacaccagaggaggaggagggctgccGGCCTCTGTCCTCGGTGTGTCCCCGGACTCCTCCCGGCTTGGCTCACAGTGTTTCCCCAAACGACTCAGACTCCAAGAGCCTGCAGGAGAGCAGTGTGGTTGATTCCCAGAAAATGAGCGTGCACGTGGCCCAGTCCTctgacagagaactgcagaaCAAGCACTTATCAGAAACCCTCATAGCTGCGTCTTTCACTGAA gtGTACACACCGGAGAGGGGTGAGCTGCAACAAAGGAGCAGTCCGTATCAGTTCAGACCTGCGAATTACCAGACTGGAGTACTTACAACAAATG ATGAGAGTGCAAGTAAAGAGGAGCCGTCTTCTACAGTGGAGGAGATCGAAACGAAATCTTTTAATGAACAAAGCAGCGAGGAAACCCAGCGAGAGCCGGATGAGG GCGAGGACGCGCCAGCCAGAGCTCTGCCAACACAAAGAGCCATAGAAAGTCTGGCAAAAG AGGAACTACAGAAGCAGCTCTTAGAGCAAGTTGAGCTGAGGAAAAAGCTGGAACGTGAATTTCAAAACTTGAAAG
- the skor1b gene encoding SKI family transcriptional corepressor 1 homolog-B isoform X1: protein MDSIPAGRDSSSSPSSKQELSYPSTKNLKPNQVGETVLYGIPIVSLVIDGQERLCLAQISNTLLKTYSYNEIHNRRVALGITCVQCTPVQLEILRRAGAMPISSRRCGMITKREAERLCKSFLGAHAPPKLPENFAFDVSHECAWGSRGNFIPARYNSSRAKCIKCSYCNMYFSPNKFIFHSHRTPESKYTQPDAANFNSWRRHLKLSDKGTAVDIQHAWEDVKAMFNGGSRKRTLPGSGSDHGSSLKSHNRPRDSPEIPAKILSCEDNRGGMTSTRSYPVIPVPSKGFGMLQKIPPPLFPHPYGFPAFGLCQKKDDSMMGEQSKAGLPGVLWPGTKDSAYHSFPMFWPAAGALPMPPYPQTQHKPPPELLCPPRQTDMDISEHSDRSTNTSKDSMVENDRCSSTQSTRNEDDKSGDEARPLEGMTLAPRKISYVSAFRPVIKDADCIAKLYGNRGAYNGCRTGYLSPDFLSESSSYRSMSPCVDSDGDPDVDVETNKTPEEEEGCRPLSSVCPRTPPGLAHSVSPNDSDSKSLQESSVVDSQKMSVHVAQSSDRELQNKHLSETLIAASFTEVYTPERGELQQRSSPYQFRPANYQTGVLTTNDESASKEEPSSTVEEIETKSFNEQSSEETQREPDEGEDAPARALPTQRAIESLAKEELQKQLLEQVELRKKLEREFQNLKDNFQDQMKRELSYREEMVQQLHIVREAHDALHHFSCKMLTPRHCSGSCTFKSPLLPP from the exons ATGGACTCCATACCTGCGGGACGAGACTCCAGCTCCTCGCCAAGCTCCAAACAAGAACTTTCCTACCCAAGCACCAAGAACCTGAAGCCCAACCAGGTCGGGGAGACGGTGCTGTACGGAATACCGATCGTGTCTTTGGTGATAGATGGCCAGGAGAGACTTTGCCTTGCACAGATATCTAACACGCTGCTGAAGACTTACAGCTATAACGAGATACACAATCGACGCGTGGCGCTGGGGATCACCTGCGTCCAGTGCACCCCTGTCCAGCTGGAGATCCTGCGGAGGGCCGGTGCGATGCCAATCTCCTCCAGGCGCTGCGGGATGATCACTAAACGGGAGGCCGAGAGACTTTGTAAGTCGTTCCTGGGAGCTCATGCGCCGCCTAAACTTCCAGAAAATTTTGCTTTTGATGTTTCCCACGAATGCGCGTGGGGGAGTCGAGGCAACTTCATCCCGGCCAGATACAACAGCTCCAGGGCCAAGTGCATCAAGTGCTCCTATTGCAACATGTATTTTTCTCCAAATAAATTCATATTTCATTCACATCGCACGCCAGAGTCCAAGTACACGCAACCAGATGCAGCTAATTTTAATTCTTGGAGGCGGCATCTGAAATTATCAGATAAAGGCACTGCGGTAGATATTCAACACGCATGGGAAGATGTGAAGGCCATGTTCAATGGGGGCAGTCGCAAGAGGACGCTGCCAGGCAGCGGGTCAGATCATGGCTCTTCCTTAAAATCACACAACCGTCCCCGAGACTCACCCGAGATCCCTGCAAAAATCCTCAGCTGCGAGGACAACCGGGGCGGTATGACGAGCACACGCAGCTACCCGGTCATCCCGGTGCCCAGTAAAGGTTTTGGGATGCTGCAGAAGATCCCACCACCGCTCTTCCCTCATCCGTACGGCTTCCCAGCTTTCGGCCTGTGCCAGAAGAAAGACGACAGTATGATGGGAGAGCAGAGCAAAGCGGGCCTCCCAGGTGTCCTGTGGCCTGGTACCAAGGACAGCGCCTACCACTCCTTCCCCATGTTCTGGCCCGCGGCGGGCGCGCTGCCCATGCCTCCGTACCCCCAGACTCAGCACAAACCCCCACCAGAGCTGCTGTGTCCCCCCAGACAGACTGACATGGACATATCTGAGCACAGCGACCGCAGCACCAACACATCCAAAGACAGCATGGTTGAAAACGACCGGTGCTCCAGCACTCAGTCCACGCGTAACGAAGACGACAAGTCAGGAGACGAGGCGAGGCCGCTGGAGGGGATGACCCTCGCGCCCCGGAAAATCAGCTACGTCTCCGCGTTCAGACCCGTCATTAAAGACGCCGACTGCATCGCCAAGCTGTACGGCAACAGAGGCGCGTACAACGGGTGTCGCACCGGCTATTTATCGCCCGATTTTTTAAGTGAGAGCTCAAGTTATCGCTCCATGTCCCCCTGCGTGGACAGCGACGGTGACCCGGACGTGGATGTGGAGACAAATAAAacaccagaggaggaggagggctgccGGCCTCTGTCCTCGGTGTGTCCCCGGACTCCTCCCGGCTTGGCTCACAGTGTTTCCCCAAACGACTCAGACTCCAAGAGCCTGCAGGAGAGCAGTGTGGTTGATTCCCAGAAAATGAGCGTGCACGTGGCCCAGTCCTctgacagagaactgcagaaCAAGCACTTATCAGAAACCCTCATAGCTGCGTCTTTCACTGAA gtGTACACACCGGAGAGGGGTGAGCTGCAACAAAGGAGCAGTCCGTATCAGTTCAGACCTGCGAATTACCAGACTGGAGTACTTACAACAAATG ATGAGAGTGCAAGTAAAGAGGAGCCGTCTTCTACAGTGGAGGAGATCGAAACGAAATCTTTTAATGAACAAAGCAGCGAGGAAACCCAGCGAGAGCCGGATGAGG GCGAGGACGCGCCAGCCAGAGCTCTGCCAACACAAAGAGCCATAGAAAGTCTGGCAAAAG AGGAACTACAGAAGCAGCTCTTAGAGCAAGTTGAGCTGAGGAAAAAGCTGGAACGTGAATTTCAAAACTTGAAAG